DNA sequence from the Gammaproteobacteria bacterium genome:
CTGCAGCGAAAAAGTCTCTTTTTTGTCATTTATTGTCATACCAGTGATCATTTCAGTGGGATCAATAGATCTAGTTTTAGTAATCAGACTAATGTCAGGAGAGCAGTAGATGTCGCAAATAGCCGATGCCTTAGCAGAAATACAACGTGGTGCCGACGAAATTCTTGTTGAAAAAGAACTAATCGAGAAGCTCAAACTTGGCCGACCATTACGAATCAAACTGGGTGCTGACCCGACCGCCCCAGATATTCACTTGGGCCATACGGTCATTTTAAATAAGATGCGTCAGTTTCAGCAGCTTGGCCATGAAGTAACATTTTTAATTGGTGACTTTACCGCGATGGTTGGCGACCCTACCGGCAAAAATGCCACCAGACCGCCATTAACCAAAGAACAAGTGCTCAAGAACGCCGAGTCGTATACGGAGCAGGTTTTTAAGATTTTAGATCCGGAAAAAACCAAAATTGCTTTTAACTCTACATGGTTAGAAAAGTTGGGTGCCGCGGGCATGATTAAGTTGGCAGCCAATCAAACCGTCGCCAGAATGTTAGAACGTGATGACTTTAAAAAACGTTATAACAATAATCAACCGATTGCGATCCACGAATTTTTATATCCGTTATTGCAAGGGTATGATTCGGTTGCAATGGAAACTGATGTTGAACTTGGCGGTACCGATCAAAAGTTTAATTTGTTGATGGGACGCGAATTACAAAAAGCCAATGGTCAAAGCCCGCAGTGCGTTATTATGATGCCGCTGCTTGAGGGATTAGATGGCGTTAAAAAGATGTCAAAGTCGGCCAATAATTACATTGGTATTAATGATGTGCCAAGTGAAATGTTTGGTAAAATCATGTCGATTTCTGACGTCTTAATGTGGCGTTATTTTGAGCTGTTAAGCTTTAGGCCTTTGGCTGAAATTGAAGGCTTTAAAGCCGATATTGCGGCAGGTGCAAACCCGCGTGATATTAAAATTACCTTGGCGAAAGAAATCATCGCGCGTTTTCATAGCGAAGCCGATGCTCAAAAAGCTCATGATGATTTTATTTCACGCTTTCAAAAAGGTGTTATCCCCGATGACATGCCTGAGCATACGTTAGAATGTCCAGAGGGCATTGCAATTGCCAATTTGTTAAAAAATATTGGTCTGGTTAGCAGTACCTCTGAAGGCATGCGCATGATCAAGCAAGGCGCGGTTAAAATTGACGGTGAAAAATGCAGTGATAACAAGCAAGTTATCGAGCATGGTTTCAGTGGCGTAGTTCAAGTTGGCAAGCGTAAATTTGCCCGAGTTACCATTAGCTAATTACTAGCGGTAATTTAAATCGAAAGCACAGCGCCCGCTGTGCTTTTTTATGTCCACAATTTATAGCAAATTGTATTGATAATGTTCATTTTAATCGCAATCGCATTATCACCGAGATATCCACACAGACCAATATCTGTGGAGCTATTTACAGCCACATTAAAGCCTTACACTGAATACTTAGATTAAGGCCGAATTGTTCAGGCAGCTTACCGAAGTGCCTATGGTTTCGCTGTTTTTAATAGCAATACCTTACGACATCATCTCCATGCATTTAGCGTTCAGATCTAAAAAACACTTTACCTTACAGTAAGGGGAAAGGTTAAGATGGCTTATTATCTTATTTAAGGATTGCCCATGACCATTCAACTCCATATCTCTGGCTTGCGCTGTAATGGCTGTGCTGGCAAGGTCGAAAGACTGTTAAATACCATTAATGGGGTGACGGCGCAGGTGAGTTACGCGCTCGAACAGGTATCGCTCGAACTCGATCAATCACAGCTGATCACTGAGGTTAAGCAGGTTGTGGTCGATAACGGTTACCAATTGGCGGCGGTTGAATCGTCTTATCAGGTCACTGGGTGGAGTTGCGCAGGCTGTGCCAATAAAACGGTTAAGTTGCTAGAGAAAATTGACGGCGTCACTAAGGTGACTGCTAATGCCGCTACCCAATCTTTGATGGTTGAATATATTCAAGGCGCGGTAAAGCCAGCGCAGTTTGCGCAAGCGGTTGATTCGTTGGGTTACCAGTTAACCCCTCAAGCTAATGCTGGGCAAGATCCAGCCCAGTCACTCGAACTTAAACATCAACAGCAAAACCGCCGCGAGCTGATGTTGTTGCTGATTGCCTGCATGTTTACCTTGCCGTTAGTTAGTCCCATGATCTTGATGCTGGTTGGCATTAGCTTTGATCTTAATCCATGGCTTGAGCTGGCATTAGCCAGTGTGGTGCAATTTGTGGTCGGCATTAAGTTTTATCGCGGTGCATGGCTCGCGCTAAAAAATCGCAGTTCTAATATGGATACTTTAGTGGTGTTGGGTACCAGTGCCGCATATTTTTACAGTATTTATTTAATGATGACTCTGGGCGGTTTGGCTCAAGGTGCCTTGTATTTTGAAGCCAGTGCGGTGGTTATTACCTTTATTTCGATTGGCAAATGGCTTGAGCGTCAAGCCAAGTTTAATACCGGACAGGTGATCCGCGAGTTAATGGCCTTAAGACCCGTTGAGGCACGAGTTATTCGTAATCAGCAGGAACAAATGTTGCCGCTTGAGCAAGTCTTACTCGGTGATACGATTCGGATCTTAGCCGGCGAGAAAATTCCGGCCGATGGCGTGATCCTGAGTGGTGAAACTGAGGTCGACGAATCATTGGTCACGGGCGAGAGCTTGCCTGTGCTTAAATCGGTGGCAGATTCGGTGGTGGCTGGCGCTATTAACGGCCATGGGGTTTTAAACGTTGAGGTTAGCGCTGTTGGCGAAAACTCGAGTATCAGTCAAATTATAAAATTGGTTGAAAGCGCCCAAATGACCAAAGCCCCGATCGAACGTTTAGTTGACCGGGTTGCTAGTTTCTTTGTGCCTGTGGTAATGATTATTGCCTTGTTAACAGGATTCGTGTGGTTAGGGTTGGGCGCGGGATTTGAGGTCGCGTTAATCAATAGCATTTCGGTGTTAGTGGTGGCTTGTCCCTGTGCGCTGGGCTTGGCTACGCCAGCGACCGTCGTGGTTGGCAGTGGCGTGGCAGCGAAACACGGCATTATTATTCGCGACCCTAAGGCGCTTGAAATCGCTAGCAAACTCGACTTAGTCGCCTTTGATAAAACTGGCACCTTGACTATGGGCCGCCCGAGCATCAAAAATATTGATCTTAACGCTGACTATGACTCTGCAGTATTTAGTTCATTGATGGAATT
Encoded proteins:
- a CDS encoding tyrosine--tRNA ligase, which gives rise to MSQIADALAEIQRGADEILVEKELIEKLKLGRPLRIKLGADPTAPDIHLGHTVILNKMRQFQQLGHEVTFLIGDFTAMVGDPTGKNATRPPLTKEQVLKNAESYTEQVFKILDPEKTKIAFNSTWLEKLGAAGMIKLAANQTVARMLERDDFKKRYNNNQPIAIHEFLYPLLQGYDSVAMETDVELGGTDQKFNLLMGRELQKANGQSPQCVIMMPLLEGLDGVKKMSKSANNYIGINDVPSEMFGKIMSISDVLMWRYFELLSFRPLAEIEGFKADIAAGANPRDIKITLAKEIIARFHSEADAQKAHDDFISRFQKGVIPDDMPEHTLECPEGIAIANLLKNIGLVSSTSEGMRMIKQGAVKIDGEKCSDNKQVIEHGFSGVVQVGKRKFARVTIS
- the cadA gene encoding cadmium-translocating P-type ATPase; translation: MTIQLHISGLRCNGCAGKVERLLNTINGVTAQVSYALEQVSLELDQSQLITEVKQVVVDNGYQLAAVESSYQVTGWSCAGCANKTVKLLEKIDGVTKVTANAATQSLMVEYIQGAVKPAQFAQAVDSLGYQLTPQANAGQDPAQSLELKHQQQNRRELMLLLIACMFTLPLVSPMILMLVGISFDLNPWLELALASVVQFVVGIKFYRGAWLALKNRSSNMDTLVVLGTSAAYFYSIYLMMTLGGLAQGALYFEASAVVITFISIGKWLERQAKFNTGQVIRELMALRPVEARVIRNQQEQMLPLEQVLLGDTIRILAGEKIPADGVILSGETEVDESLVTGESLPVLKSVADSVVAGAINGHGVLNVEVSAVGENSSISQIIKLVESAQMTKAPIERLVDRVASFFVPVVMIIALLTGFVWLGLGAGFEVALINSISVLVVACPCALGLATPATVVVGSGVAAKHGIIIRDPKALEIASKLDLVAFDKTGTLTMGRPSIKNIDLNADYDSAVFSSLMELSEHPLARAIVSYEPDKNVKSLAIENFKVDAGKGVRASYQGQQLVAGNLELMVEQAVSGVPDDKQQSIYSQIFFAINGQLKAIVYLEDAIRPQSAQAIKLLQQNGVATAMLSGDHQAAAINIAQQLAIKTVKAELKPQHKLEQLVQWQQQGQRVAMVGDGINDAPALAQADLGIAMGSGTQVAIASADITLIRDDPMLVAAAIDIARATWSKIKQNLFLAFIFNSLAIPLAAMGALSPQLAGLAMALSSVTVLANALLLKRWRLTLKQEGQ